One Chromatiaceae bacterium genomic region harbors:
- the glyQ gene encoding glycine--tRNA ligase subunit alpha, whose protein sequence is MAGTNDDITTFQGLIFALERFWADQGCVILQPYDMEVGAGTFHPATFLRSIGPEPWSCAYVQPSRRPTDGRYGENPNRLQHYYQYQVVLKPSPLNIQDLYLQSLRTLGIDPLVHDIRFVEDNWESPTLGAWGLGWEVWLNGMEVTQFTYFQQVGGLDCRPVTGEITYGLERIAMYLQGVESVYDLIWTQSGNRLVTYGDVYHQNEVEQSAFNFEHADIESLFRQFDSCEQHSQYLIEQGLPLPAYEQVLKASHTFNLLDARSAISVTERQRFILRVRALARAVAQAYFERREALGFPMLNPNAASAG, encoded by the coding sequence GTGGCGGGGACGAACGACGACATAACGACGTTTCAGGGCCTGATCTTTGCTCTGGAACGTTTTTGGGCGGATCAGGGCTGTGTCATTTTGCAGCCTTATGACATGGAGGTTGGCGCTGGCACCTTCCACCCAGCCACTTTCCTCCGTTCCATCGGCCCCGAACCCTGGTCCTGCGCCTATGTTCAGCCATCGAGGCGACCCACGGATGGGCGCTACGGCGAGAACCCCAATCGCCTGCAGCACTACTACCAATATCAGGTAGTACTAAAACCTTCCCCATTAAATATTCAGGATCTCTATCTCCAATCCTTACGAACCCTGGGTATTGATCCCCTGGTCCACGATATCCGCTTCGTGGAGGATAACTGGGAATCGCCGACCCTGGGGGCCTGGGGGCTGGGCTGGGAAGTCTGGCTCAACGGCATGGAAGTGACCCAATTCACTTATTTTCAACAGGTTGGCGGCCTTGATTGCCGCCCCGTCACTGGCGAGATCACTTACGGCTTGGAGCGAATTGCCATGTACCTTCAGGGCGTTGAGAGTGTTTATGACCTGATCTGGACCCAATCCGGCAACCGTTTAGTGACCTACGGCGATGTTTACCATCAGAACGAGGTCGAGCAGTCGGCTTTCAACTTTGAACATGCTGATATCGAGAGCCTCTTTAGGCAGTTCGATAGTTGCGAGCAGCACAGCCAATATTTGATCGAGCAAGGCTTACCCTTGCCAGCCTATGAGCAGGTACTCAAGGCCTCTCACACCTTTAACCTTCTGGATGCCCGCAGCGCTATCTCGGTCACGGAACGTCAACGCTTCATTTTGCGGGTTCGCGCCCTGGCGCGAGCCGTAGCCCAAGCCTATTTCGAGCGCCGGGAGGCATTGGGCTTTCCCATGCTGAACCCTAATGCCGCTAGTGCAGGATAA
- a CDS encoding cation transporter, whose amino-acid sequence MTDQELRIERARASARTSIVGGVVNVLLTGAKLVGGYLANSQALIADGVHSLSDLIADGLVWFASHHASQAPDEDHPYGHGRYETVATLSFGAILIAVAIGIAWSAGERLFNPEELLVPTSLALYLAGASVILKEWLYWYTLHYAKQVRSDMLRAHAWHHRSDAISSVVVFLGVGGAMMGLNYLDAIAAVLVAYMIAKVGWDMGYDAMHELADRGLDAERLVHIKSTIASVGGVRDVHMLRTRKHGGHASADVHLLVDPTISVSEGHAIAILVEQRLKREIDEITDVTVHIDPEDDETAPPTMDLPLRTEALARLDRHWLGISDASHRQGVVLHYLGGRIEVEIILPLATCDGDPNKAQILGERLQEAIRDDACFRRVTLYFH is encoded by the coding sequence ATGACAGACCAGGAACTCCGCATTGAGCGGGCGCGGGCCTCGGCCCGTACCTCTATCGTCGGTGGTGTTGTCAATGTGCTGCTAACCGGCGCCAAGCTGGTGGGCGGATACTTGGCCAATTCCCAAGCCCTGATAGCCGATGGCGTCCATTCCCTCTCGGATCTCATCGCCGATGGGTTGGTCTGGTTTGCTAGCCACCATGCCAGCCAGGCCCCGGATGAGGATCATCCCTACGGCCATGGCCGCTACGAGACCGTGGCTACGCTTTCCTTTGGAGCTATCCTCATCGCCGTGGCCATAGGTATCGCCTGGAGCGCCGGAGAGCGTTTGTTTAATCCGGAGGAGCTCCTGGTCCCCACCTCACTGGCACTATATCTGGCGGGCGCGTCCGTCATACTCAAAGAGTGGCTCTACTGGTACACCCTCCATTATGCCAAGCAGGTCCGTTCCGACATGCTCCGTGCCCATGCCTGGCATCACCGGTCGGACGCCATCTCCTCCGTGGTGGTCTTCCTTGGCGTCGGTGGCGCCATGATGGGGCTCAACTACTTGGATGCCATCGCCGCCGTGCTCGTGGCCTATATGATCGCTAAGGTGGGCTGGGATATGGGCTACGATGCGATGCATGAATTGGCCGATCGAGGTCTGGACGCCGAGCGGCTCGTCCACATCAAGTCCACGATCGCTTCAGTGGGGGGGGTGCGCGATGTGCACATGTTGCGCACCCGCAAACATGGGGGGCATGCCTCCGCGGATGTCCACCTCCTGGTTGATCCGACCATCAGTGTCTCCGAGGGTCACGCCATCGCCATTCTGGTCGAGCAGCGCCTCAAGCGTGAGATCGACGAGATCACTGATGTCACTGTCCACATCGATCCCGAGGATGATGAGACGGCCCCCCCCACCATGGATTTACCCCTGCGCACCGAGGCCCTGGCCCGCCTCGACCGACACTGGCTGGGCATTAGCGACGCCAGTCATCGCCAGGGGGTTGTATTGCACTATCTTGGCGGCCGCATTGAGGTAGAGATCATCCTGCCGCTGGCGACTTGTGACGGTGATCCGAACAAGGCGCAAATCCTGGGCGAAAGGCTCCAGGAGGCCATTAGGGATGACGCCTGTTTCCGGCGCGTGACCCTCTATTTTCACTGA